The Stappia sp. genome window below encodes:
- a CDS encoding ABC transporter permease has translation MRQGPSWFNVTSLVLGFSFLYLPIVLLVIYSFNDSRLVTVWGGFSTRWYVELLDNQQLLDAAWVTVRVAFTSASVATVLGTLAAIVLTRSGRFAGRTLFSGMVYAPLVMPEVILGLSLLLLFVAIDQARGFWTIMIAHTTFAMCYVAVVVQSRLAGFDRSLEEAAQDLGCPPLRTFVSITLPLILPGVIAGWMLAFTLSLDDLVIASFTTGPEATTLPMKIYSQVRLGVTPEINAVCTILVAVVTVGVIATSIATKRHEVRRERDMRRAEAQA, from the coding sequence ATGCGTCAGGGACCGAGCTGGTTCAACGTCACCTCGCTGGTACTGGGGTTTTCCTTCCTCTACCTGCCGATCGTGCTTCTGGTGATCTACTCCTTCAACGATTCCCGGCTGGTGACGGTGTGGGGCGGCTTCTCGACGCGCTGGTACGTGGAGCTTCTGGACAACCAGCAGTTGCTCGACGCCGCCTGGGTCACGGTGCGCGTGGCCTTCACCTCGGCGAGCGTGGCCACCGTGCTCGGCACGCTGGCGGCCATCGTGCTGACGCGGTCGGGGCGCTTTGCCGGACGGACGCTGTTTTCCGGCATGGTCTACGCCCCGCTCGTCATGCCGGAGGTGATCCTCGGGCTGTCGCTGCTGCTGCTCTTCGTCGCCATCGACCAGGCGCGCGGGTTCTGGACGATCATGATCGCCCATACGACCTTCGCCATGTGCTATGTCGCGGTCGTGGTGCAATCGCGGCTCGCCGGCTTCGACCGCTCGCTGGAGGAGGCGGCGCAGGATCTCGGCTGTCCGCCGCTGCGCACCTTCGTCTCGATCACCCTGCCGCTCATCCTGCCCGGCGTGATCGCCGGCTGGATGCTGGCCTTCACGCTGTCGCTGGACGATCTCGTCATCGCCAGCTTCACCACGGGGCCGGAGGCGACCACGCTGCCGATGAAGATCTACTCGCAGGTCCGCCTCGGGGTGACGCCGGAGATCAACGCCGTGTGCACGATCCTCGTCGCGGTGGTCACCGTCGGCGTGATCGCCACCTCGATCGCCACCAAGCGCCATGAAGTGCGCCGGGAACGCGACATGCGCCGGGCCGAGGCGCAGGCCTGA
- a CDS encoding ABC transporter permease subunit — MTDRTDSGAAAAFAVPARKRKARRGAAGWLLIAIPYAWLLVFFLAPFFIVFKISLSQIAVAIPPYTPTIDLAQGWESLRSALAAFSFENYVWLTEDDLYWKSYLSSVWIAGVSTAITLLVGYPLAYGMARAPKAWRATLLMLVILPFWTSFLIRVYAWIGILKNEGLLNQLLMALGLIDDPLTILNTNIAVYIGIVYSYLPFMVLPLYANLEKLDTSLLEAASDLGCPPWRAFWTITVPLSVPGIVAGCFLVFIPAVGEFVIPDLLGGSDTLMIGKTLWTEFFANRDWPVSSAVAVILLLLLVVPIVLFQNQQQRSAEKDR, encoded by the coding sequence ATGACGGATCGGACCGATAGTGGCGCTGCGGCAGCCTTCGCCGTGCCCGCGCGCAAGCGCAAGGCCCGGCGCGGAGCGGCCGGCTGGCTGCTGATCGCCATCCCTTACGCGTGGCTGCTGGTGTTTTTCCTCGCGCCCTTCTTCATCGTCTTCAAGATCTCGCTGTCGCAGATCGCGGTGGCGATCCCGCCCTACACGCCGACCATCGACCTTGCGCAGGGCTGGGAGAGCCTGCGCAGCGCCCTCGCCGCCTTTTCCTTCGAGAACTACGTCTGGCTGACGGAAGACGACCTTTACTGGAAGTCCTATCTCTCCAGCGTGTGGATCGCCGGCGTGTCGACGGCGATCACGCTTCTCGTCGGCTATCCGCTGGCCTATGGCATGGCGCGCGCGCCCAAGGCCTGGCGGGCGACGCTCCTGATGCTGGTGATCCTGCCGTTCTGGACGAGCTTTCTCATCCGCGTCTACGCCTGGATCGGCATCCTCAAGAACGAGGGGCTGCTGAACCAGCTTCTGATGGCGCTCGGGCTGATCGACGATCCGCTGACGATTCTCAACACCAACATCGCCGTCTATATCGGCATCGTCTATTCCTACCTGCCCTTCATGGTGCTGCCGCTCTACGCCAATCTGGAGAAGCTCGACACCAGCCTGCTGGAGGCGGCGAGCGATCTCGGGTGCCCGCCCTGGCGCGCCTTCTGGACGATCACCGTGCCTTTGTCCGTGCCCGGCATCGTCGCCGGCTGCTTCCTGGTGTTCATTCCCGCCGTCGGCGAATTCGTGATCCCCGATCTGCTCGGCGGCTCCGACACGCTGATGATCGGCAAGACGCTGTGGACCGAGTTCTTCGCCAACCGCGACTGGCCCGTGTCGTCGGCCGTCGCCGTCATCCTTCTTCTGCTTCTGGTGGTGCCGATCGTGCTCTTCCAGAACCAGCAGCAGCGCAGCGCGGAGAAGGATCGATGA
- a CDS encoding ABC transporter ATP-binding protein: MAKKPIGPVRRDFQPWDDPSATPYIEFRNVTKRFGDFTAVDNLSLKIYEREFFALLGGSGCGKTTMMRMLAGFETPSEGEILLDGQNLAGVPPHRRPVNMMFQSYALFPHMSVEANVAFGLKQEGMAKPDIETRVAEMLKLVKLQDFAKRKPHQLSGGQRQRVALARSLAKKPKVLLLDEPLGALDRKLREETQFELTDLQHDLGMTFVIVTHDQEEAMTMADRIAVMDKGRIIQIATPAEIYELPNSRFVADFIGDINILECKVAGREGEVTRLAASTMACDIEVAQPVDAGIGDTVWFAIRPEKVRIGFDEPEGAVNRLTGEIWDIGYLGDVSIYHTHIVDDQTVRATVANRSRVVEKPIGWEDRVWLSWDRDAGMVLTR, encoded by the coding sequence TTGGCGAAGAAACCGATCGGGCCGGTACGGCGGGACTTTCAGCCCTGGGACGACCCCAGCGCCACGCCCTACATCGAATTTCGAAACGTCACCAAGCGGTTCGGCGATTTCACCGCCGTCGACAACCTCAGCCTCAAGATCTACGAGCGCGAGTTCTTCGCGCTTCTGGGCGGCTCGGGCTGCGGCAAGACGACGATGATGCGCATGCTCGCCGGCTTCGAGACGCCGAGCGAGGGGGAGATCCTTCTCGACGGCCAGAACCTCGCCGGCGTGCCGCCGCACCGCCGCCCGGTGAACATGATGTTCCAGTCCTACGCGCTCTTCCCCCACATGAGCGTGGAGGCGAATGTCGCCTTCGGGCTGAAGCAGGAGGGCATGGCGAAGCCGGACATCGAGACGCGCGTCGCCGAGATGCTCAAGCTGGTGAAGCTGCAGGACTTCGCGAAGCGCAAGCCGCATCAGCTCTCCGGCGGTCAGCGCCAGCGCGTGGCGCTCGCCCGCTCGCTCGCCAAGAAACCGAAGGTGCTGCTGCTCGACGAGCCGCTCGGCGCGCTCGACCGCAAGCTGCGCGAGGAGACCCAGTTCGAGCTGACCGACCTGCAGCACGATCTCGGCATGACCTTCGTGATCGTCACCCACGACCAGGAAGAGGCCATGACCATGGCCGACCGGATCGCGGTGATGGACAAGGGCCGCATCATCCAGATCGCGACTCCGGCGGAAATCTACGAGTTGCCCAACTCGCGCTTCGTCGCGGATTTCATCGGCGATATCAACATTCTGGAGTGCAAGGTCGCGGGCCGCGAGGGAGAGGTGACGCGGCTTGCCGCCAGCACGATGGCCTGCGACATCGAGGTGGCGCAGCCGGTGGACGCCGGCATCGGCGACACCGTGTGGTTCGCCATCCGCCCCGAAAAGGTGCGCATCGGCTTCGACGAGCCGGAGGGTGCGGTCAACCGCCTGACCGGCGAGATCTGGGACATCGGCTATCTCGGCGACGTGTCGATCTATCACACGCATATCGTCGACGATCAGACCGTGCGCGCCACCGTCGCCAACCGCAGCCGGGTCGTGGAAAAGCCGATCGGCTGGGAAGACCGCGTGTGGCTGTCCTGGGACCGGGACGCGGGCATGGTGCTCACCCGCTAG
- a CDS encoding polyamine ABC transporter substrate-binding protein: MKKLLCAGVAMAAVLAATSVSAQERTVRVYNWSDYIDESILEDFTRETGIKVVYDVFDSNEILETKLLAGGTGYDVVVPTGTFLGRQIQAGVFGKLDKSKLENIDNLWPQIMQRIEKFDPGNEHAINYMWGTTGIGYNVEMIKERMPDAPVDSWDMIFDPEVASKFADCGIHLLDTADEMYPAALNYLGLDPDSNSTEDFEKATELLLKIRPYIQKFHSSEYINALANGDICLAVGWSGDVLQARDRAAEADNGVTVAYSIPKEGAMMWFDNMAIPADAPHPEEAHIFLDYIMRPEVIARATNYVFYANGNLASKEFVDPDVLNDPAVYPSDATVDNLFTTTTKAPRAMRVRTREWTKVKTGQ, translated from the coding sequence ATGAAGAAGCTGCTTTGCGCGGGTGTGGCGATGGCCGCCGTCCTCGCGGCCACGAGCGTGTCGGCCCAGGAGCGCACGGTGCGCGTCTACAACTGGTCCGACTATATCGACGAGTCGATCCTGGAGGACTTCACCAGGGAAACCGGCATCAAGGTCGTCTACGACGTCTTCGACAGCAACGAGATCCTCGAAACCAAACTGCTCGCCGGCGGCACCGGATACGACGTGGTCGTGCCCACCGGCACCTTCCTCGGCCGGCAGATCCAGGCCGGGGTCTTCGGCAAGCTGGACAAGTCGAAGCTGGAGAACATCGACAATCTCTGGCCGCAGATCATGCAGCGGATCGAGAAGTTCGATCCGGGCAACGAACATGCCATCAACTACATGTGGGGCACGACCGGCATCGGCTACAATGTCGAGATGATCAAGGAGCGCATGCCGGATGCGCCCGTCGACAGCTGGGACATGATCTTCGATCCGGAGGTGGCGTCGAAGTTCGCCGATTGCGGCATTCATCTGCTCGACACGGCGGACGAGATGTACCCGGCCGCGCTCAACTATCTGGGCCTCGATCCGGACAGCAACAGCACCGAGGACTTCGAGAAGGCGACGGAGCTTCTGCTAAAGATCCGGCCCTATATCCAGAAATTCCACTCCTCGGAGTACATCAACGCGCTCGCCAACGGCGACATCTGCCTCGCGGTCGGCTGGTCGGGCGACGTTCTTCAGGCGCGCGACCGCGCGGCGGAGGCCGACAACGGCGTCACTGTCGCCTATTCGATCCCCAAGGAAGGGGCGATGATGTGGTTCGACAACATGGCGATCCCCGCCGACGCGCCGCACCCGGAGGAAGCGCATATCTTCCTCGACTACATCATGCGGCCCGAGGTGATCGCCCGAGCGACGAATTATGTCTTCTACGCAAACGGCAATCTGGCCAGCAAGGAGTTCGTCGATCCGGACGTGCTCAACGACCCGGCGGTCTATCCGTCCGACGCGACGGTCGACAACCTCTTCACCACGACCACCAAGGCGCCGCGCGCCATGCGCGTGCGCACCCGCGAGTGGACCAAGGTGAAGACCGGCCAGTAA
- a CDS encoding glutamine synthetase family protein, whose amino-acid sequence MLTSSPTGTATGAATGWTRPGDDAARQEELARFEAEHPDLDTVEVILPDSNGVLRGKWLPGSALRKVYENGVNLPFSLFGLDVWGREVEETGMHIETGDKDGVCWPVPGTLKTVPWAARPTAQVLLSMHDRDGVPFLCDPRHVLARMTDRLAEHGLTATAAFEMEFYLFEDQDDGDWSGDPTPVFSTHLGPARQNMYALSDLEAFMPLVDEIRRSADAQDIPADAAVSEAAPGQFELNLHYRRDPLRAADDAVLLRRLVAGVARKHDLKASFMAKPFVEWPGNGMHVHVSLEDGSGNVFADPEHGEARLGHAIKGLLDTMPVAHLLFVSTFNGFRRMQPGSYAPTSICWGHDNRSVALRVPACTPEAARVEHRIAGADANPYLVLTGVLAGMLAGMRGKAAPPPPVVGNAYEKTAPHLTPWMDEAIDAFAASDAMKEAVGEEMHKVLVDIKRHELFAFGREISTLERQTYL is encoded by the coding sequence ATGCTGACCTCCAGTCCGACCGGCACTGCGACCGGCGCCGCCACCGGCTGGACCCGCCCGGGCGACGACGCGGCGCGGCAGGAAGAGCTTGCGCGCTTCGAGGCGGAGCATCCCGATCTCGACACGGTCGAGGTGATCCTGCCCGACAGCAACGGCGTGCTCAGAGGAAAGTGGCTTCCCGGAAGCGCCCTGCGCAAGGTTTATGAGAACGGCGTGAACCTGCCCTTTTCGCTCTTCGGCCTCGATGTCTGGGGCCGCGAGGTCGAGGAAACGGGCATGCACATCGAGACCGGCGACAAGGACGGCGTGTGCTGGCCTGTGCCCGGCACCTTGAAGACCGTGCCCTGGGCCGCGCGGCCGACGGCGCAGGTGCTCCTGTCGATGCACGACCGCGACGGCGTTCCCTTCCTGTGCGACCCGCGCCACGTGCTGGCGCGCATGACCGACCGGCTGGCGGAGCACGGCCTGACGGCCACCGCCGCCTTCGAGATGGAATTCTATCTCTTCGAGGATCAGGACGACGGCGACTGGAGCGGCGATCCGACGCCGGTGTTTTCCACCCATCTCGGCCCGGCCCGGCAGAACATGTATGCGCTGTCGGATCTGGAAGCCTTCATGCCGCTGGTCGACGAGATCCGCCGCTCCGCCGACGCGCAGGACATTCCCGCCGACGCGGCGGTGTCGGAAGCCGCGCCGGGGCAGTTCGAGCTCAACCTGCATTACCGGCGCGATCCGCTGCGCGCGGCCGACGATGCGGTGCTGCTGCGCCGCCTCGTCGCCGGCGTCGCGCGCAAGCACGACCTCAAGGCGTCCTTCATGGCCAAGCCCTTTGTGGAATGGCCGGGCAACGGCATGCATGTGCATGTCTCGCTGGAGGACGGCAGCGGCAACGTCTTCGCCGATCCCGAGCACGGCGAGGCGCGTCTCGGCCATGCCATCAAGGGCCTGCTCGACACGATGCCGGTGGCGCATCTCCTGTTCGTCTCGACCTTCAACGGCTTCCGCCGGATGCAGCCGGGCTCCTATGCGCCGACCTCCATCTGCTGGGGCCACGACAACCGCTCCGTGGCGCTGCGGGTGCCGGCCTGCACGCCGGAGGCGGCGCGCGTCGAGCATCGCATCGCCGGCGCCGACGCCAATCCCTATCTGGTGCTGACCGGTGTGCTCGCCGGCATGCTCGCCGGCATGCGCGGCAAGGCCGCTCCGCCCCCGCCGGTGGTCGGCAATGCCTACGAAAAGACCGCGCCGCATCTGACGCCCTGGATGGACGAGGCGATCGACGCCTTCGCCGCCTCCGACGCCATGAAGGAGGCGGTCGGAGAGGAGATGCACAAGGTGCTGGTCGACATCAAGCGTCATGAACTCTTCGCATTCGGGCGCGAGATTTCGACGCTCGAACGCCAGACCTATCTGTGA
- a CDS encoding GntR family transcriptional regulator translates to MADSGKALADTPPPGPPAPDRPGRSSARDRVERAVREALLSGRFVPGRSVTLRGLAQDLGVSPMPVREAVRSLAAGQALEIRANGRIQVPTMTAERLAELLKARLLLEPELALAAGARLGARDADVLRRIDDRVDDSLRGGDAETYMRENFAFHFYIYRAAGSEVLLPLVESLWLQFAPFMRTVYGRVGTAALEDHHKEAIEAVRAGDANALRAAVAGDIRCGMDLLDEGGALCAAGAAD, encoded by the coding sequence ATGGCCGACAGTGGAAAGGCGCTTGCGGATACGCCGCCGCCCGGGCCGCCCGCCCCCGACCGACCCGGGCGCTCGTCCGCCCGCGACCGGGTGGAGCGCGCGGTGCGCGAGGCGTTGCTGAGCGGGCGCTTCGTGCCGGGGCGGTCGGTGACCCTGCGCGGACTGGCGCAGGATCTGGGCGTCAGCCCCATGCCGGTGCGCGAGGCGGTGCGCTCGCTCGCCGCCGGCCAGGCGCTGGAAATCCGCGCCAACGGCCGCATCCAGGTGCCCACGATGACCGCGGAGCGGCTGGCGGAACTGCTCAAGGCGCGGCTGTTGCTGGAACCGGAGTTGGCGCTGGCCGCCGGCGCGCGGCTCGGCGCGCGCGACGCCGACGTCCTGCGGCGGATCGACGACCGCGTCGACGACAGCCTGCGCGGCGGCGATGCGGAGACCTACATGCGCGAAAACTTCGCCTTTCACTTCTATATCTATCGCGCGGCCGGGTCCGAGGTTCTGCTGCCGCTGGTGGAAAGCCTGTGGCTGCAGTTTGCGCCCTTCATGCGAACGGTATACGGGCGGGTGGGAACGGCCGCGCTGGAGGACCACCACAAGGAGGCCATCGAGGCGGTTCGGGCGGGCGACGCCAATGCCTTGCGCGCCGCGGTGGCCGGGGACATCCGCTGCGGGATGGACCTTCTCGATGAGGGGGGCGCGCTGTGCGCGGCCGGGGCCGCCGATTGA
- a CDS encoding glutamine synthetase family protein gives MSKKKKAQPKVDSLRGVADLDEARIWLSERGIEDIECIVPDLAGVARGKMMPTEKFFSGPIMTMPSSIFAQTISGDYPPDDQRFQHNPTDGDLFFKADYATLTTVPWESDPTAQLIHDAYTREGIPVETAPRNVLKRVLQLYEDEGWEPLVAPEIEFYLVRPNTDPDYPLEPPTGRSGRPEVGRQSYSISALNEFDDLIDDIYDLSEAQGLEIDTLIHEEGAAQMEINLRHGHPLELADQVFLFKRTIREAALRHDMYATFMAKPMSNQPGSSMHIHQSVIDKKTGDNIFSNKDGEASREFLSFIAGHQAFLPAVTCIMAPYVNSYRRFSRDSTAPVNVFWGYDNRTVGLRVPNAKPAARRLENRVPSSDANPYLAIAASLACGYLGMMQKLTPDEPRTGYSSDHMHALPRGLLEAVAMFEECEELNEVFGEKFVATYRAIKQEEFETFMAVISPWEREYLLLNV, from the coding sequence GTGAGCAAAAAAAAGAAGGCGCAACCGAAGGTCGACAGCCTGCGCGGCGTCGCCGATCTCGACGAGGCGCGGATCTGGCTTTCGGAGCGCGGCATCGAGGATATCGAGTGCATCGTGCCCGATCTCGCCGGCGTGGCGCGCGGCAAGATGATGCCGACGGAAAAATTCTTCTCCGGCCCCATCATGACGATGCCCTCGTCGATCTTCGCGCAGACGATTTCCGGCGACTATCCGCCCGACGACCAGCGCTTCCAGCACAATCCGACCGACGGCGACCTGTTCTTCAAGGCCGATTACGCGACACTCACGACCGTGCCCTGGGAAAGCGATCCGACCGCCCAGCTCATCCACGACGCCTATACCCGCGAGGGTATTCCGGTGGAGACGGCGCCGCGCAACGTGCTCAAGCGCGTCCTGCAACTTTACGAGGACGAGGGCTGGGAGCCGCTCGTCGCGCCGGAAATCGAGTTCTACCTCGTGCGACCGAACACTGACCCGGACTATCCGCTGGAGCCGCCGACCGGGCGCTCGGGCCGCCCCGAGGTCGGGCGTCAGTCCTATTCGATCTCGGCGCTCAACGAATTCGACGATCTGATCGACGACATCTACGACCTGTCGGAGGCGCAGGGGCTGGAGATCGACACGCTCATCCACGAGGAGGGCGCGGCGCAGATGGAGATCAACCTGCGTCACGGCCATCCGCTGGAGCTCGCGGACCAGGTGTTCCTGTTCAAGCGCACCATCCGCGAGGCCGCGCTGCGCCACGACATGTACGCCACCTTCATGGCCAAGCCGATGTCGAACCAGCCCGGCTCGTCCATGCACATCCACCAGTCGGTGATCGACAAGAAGACCGGCGACAACATCTTCTCCAACAAGGACGGGGAGGCGAGCCGCGAGTTCCTGTCCTTCATCGCCGGGCATCAGGCCTTCCTGCCGGCGGTGACCTGCATCATGGCGCCCTACGTGAACTCCTACCGCCGCTTTTCCCGCGACAGCACGGCGCCGGTCAATGTCTTCTGGGGCTATGACAACCGCACGGTGGGACTGCGCGTGCCCAACGCCAAGCCCGCGGCGCGCCGGCTGGAAAACCGCGTGCCCTCCTCGGATGCCAATCCCTATCTCGCCATCGCCGCCTCGCTTGCCTGCGGCTATCTCGGCATGATGCAGAAGCTCACCCCCGACGAACCGCGCACCGGATACTCCAGCGACCATATGCACGCGCTGCCGCGCGGCCTGCTGGAGGCGGTGGCGATGTTCGAGGAGTGCGAGGAACTCAACGAGGTCTTCGGCGAGAAATTCGTGGCGACCTATCGGGCGATCAAGCAGGAGGAATTCGAGACCTTCATGGCGGTGATCAGCCCCTGGGAGCGCGAATACCTGCTCCTCAACGTGTGA
- a CDS encoding aspartate aminotransferase family protein: protein MSGASNLYPTKDLQARDAAHHIHPFTDTGALNREGSRIITEADGVWLTDSDGNRYLDGMAGLWCCQVGHGRREIADAVHRQMLELDYFNTFFKTSHPPAIALAEKLSELTPPQFNRVFFTSSGSEANDTVFRMVRTYWDLMGQPRKKTIIGRWNGYHGSTLAGTSLGGMTAMHEQGDLPLPGVHHIAQPYWFGEGGDMSPHDFGLKAARELERAIDQLGGDTVAAFIAEPIQGAGGVIIPPDSYWPEVARICKERDILLVVDEVICGFGRLGTWFGSEYFGVEPDLMPIAKGLSSGYLPIGGVMVSDRVADAFIEKGGEFFHGYTYSGHPACCAAALANLEIIQRENLVGRVADDIGPYLQKKWRALGDHPLVGEARMVGLIGALELVPAKGDRSRAFQPVGEVGTLCRDISFANGLVMRSVRDSMVISPPLVLTHEEADDLVARAERTLDDTYAALKRDGRIAA from the coding sequence ATGTCCGGTGCATCCAACCTCTATCCGACGAAGGATCTTCAGGCGCGCGATGCGGCGCACCACATCCATCCCTTCACCGACACCGGCGCGCTCAATCGCGAGGGCTCGCGCATCATCACTGAGGCCGACGGCGTCTGGCTGACCGACAGCGACGGCAACCGCTATCTCGACGGCATGGCCGGCCTGTGGTGCTGTCAGGTGGGTCATGGCCGCCGCGAGATCGCCGACGCGGTGCATCGCCAGATGCTGGAGCTCGACTATTTCAACACCTTCTTCAAGACCAGCCACCCGCCGGCGATCGCGCTTGCCGAAAAGCTCTCGGAACTGACCCCGCCGCAGTTCAACCGCGTGTTCTTCACCTCCTCCGGCTCCGAGGCGAATGACACCGTGTTCCGCATGGTCCGCACCTATTGGGACCTGATGGGCCAACCGAGAAAGAAGACGATCATCGGCCGCTGGAACGGCTACCACGGTTCGACACTCGCCGGCACCAGCCTCGGCGGCATGACGGCGATGCACGAACAGGGCGACCTGCCGCTGCCGGGCGTGCACCACATCGCCCAGCCCTACTGGTTCGGCGAGGGCGGCGACATGAGCCCGCACGATTTCGGCCTCAAGGCGGCGCGCGAGCTCGAACGCGCCATCGACCAGTTGGGCGGAGACACGGTGGCGGCCTTCATCGCCGAGCCGATCCAGGGCGCCGGCGGCGTCATCATCCCGCCCGACAGTTATTGGCCGGAAGTCGCCCGCATCTGCAAGGAGCGCGACATTCTGCTCGTCGTCGACGAGGTGATCTGCGGCTTCGGCCGGCTCGGCACCTGGTTCGGGTCCGAATATTTCGGCGTCGAGCCGGATCTGATGCCCATCGCCAAGGGGCTGTCCTCCGGCTATCTGCCGATCGGCGGCGTGATGGTGTCGGACCGCGTCGCCGATGCCTTCATCGAGAAGGGCGGCGAGTTCTTCCACGGCTACACCTACTCCGGCCATCCGGCCTGCTGCGCGGCGGCGCTCGCCAATCTGGAGATCATCCAGCGCGAGAACCTCGTCGGCCGGGTCGCCGATGACATCGGGCCCTATCTGCAGAAGAAATGGCGCGCGCTGGGCGATCATCCGCTGGTCGGCGAGGCGCGCATGGTGGGGCTCATCGGCGCGCTGGAACTGGTGCCGGCCAAGGGTGACCGGAGCCGGGCCTTCCAGCCGGTCGGCGAGGTCGGCACCCTGTGCCGCGACATCTCCTTCGCGAACGGGCTGGTCATGCGCAGCGTGCGCGACAGCATGGTGATCTCGCCGCCGCTGGTGTTGACCCATGAAGAAGCCGACGACCTGGTCGCGCGCGCCGAACGCACGCTCGACGACACCTATGCGGCGTTGAAGCGCGACGGGCGCATCGCGGCCTGA
- a CDS encoding FAD-binding oxidoreductase, which translates to MTDLLHPHAPSYYAATVPERGLRAPLAGTVRADVAVVGGGFTGLNAALTLAEAGRSVVLLEANRIGWGASGRNGGQLHSGQRRDQHFLEASFGKDTARHLWTMAEDAKALLHDRRQRYSIDCEWMPGLIEAAHKEHFVAEEWDYAEKLARDYGYDKLAPLTRAELGAAIGTEAYFGGVRDAGAGHLHTLKLAQGLADALEAAGGAIHEASPVTGLVDHAGGVEVRTGQGAVQADNVLLAGNGYLAGIDADSEARVMPINNFILTTEPLSQEQADRLIPGREAVSDSRFVVYYWRLTQDRRLLFGGGETYRRGFPPDIERFVRGHLANVYPQLSGVPVSHAWGGTLGVTQSRLPCLTRSRPGVYVAAGFSGHGVAMAGFCGHVTAQAMLGDSDRFDVFSALPTPRFPGGRALRWPILVLAMSWFALRDRL; encoded by the coding sequence ATGACCGATCTGCTGCATCCGCATGCGCCGTCCTATTATGCCGCGACGGTGCCCGAGCGCGGTCTGCGGGCGCCGCTCGCGGGCACGGTGCGGGCCGATGTCGCCGTGGTCGGCGGCGGCTTCACCGGACTCAACGCGGCGCTGACGCTCGCCGAGGCGGGGCGCTCCGTCGTTCTGCTCGAGGCCAACCGGATCGGCTGGGGCGCAAGCGGGCGCAACGGCGGGCAGTTGCACAGCGGACAGAGGCGCGACCAGCATTTCCTCGAAGCCTCCTTCGGCAAGGACACGGCGCGCCACCTGTGGACCATGGCGGAGGACGCCAAGGCGCTGCTGCACGACCGGCGGCAGCGGTATTCCATCGACTGCGAGTGGATGCCCGGCCTGATCGAGGCGGCGCACAAGGAACACTTCGTCGCCGAGGAATGGGACTACGCCGAGAAGCTCGCCCGCGACTACGGCTACGACAAGCTCGCGCCGCTGACGCGTGCGGAGCTTGGTGCGGCGATCGGGACGGAGGCCTATTTCGGCGGCGTGCGCGACGCGGGCGCGGGGCACCTGCACACGCTGAAGCTCGCGCAAGGGCTCGCCGACGCGCTGGAGGCGGCCGGCGGCGCGATCCATGAGGCGAGCCCCGTCACCGGGCTCGTCGATCATGCCGGCGGCGTCGAGGTGCGCACCGGTCAGGGCGCGGTACAGGCGGACAATGTGCTGCTCGCCGGCAACGGCTATCTCGCCGGGATCGACGCGGACAGCGAGGCCCGCGTCATGCCGATCAACAATTTCATCCTGACGACCGAGCCGCTGTCGCAGGAGCAGGCCGACCGGCTGATCCCCGGACGCGAGGCGGTCTCCGACAGCCGCTTCGTGGTCTACTACTGGCGGCTGACGCAGGACCGCCGGCTTTTGTTCGGCGGCGGCGAAACCTATCGCCGGGGCTTTCCGCCCGATATCGAGCGCTTCGTGCGCGGCCATCTGGCGAATGTCTACCCGCAGCTTTCCGGCGTGCCCGTCTCACATGCCTGGGGCGGAACGCTCGGCGTGACCCAGTCGCGCCTGCCCTGCCTGACGCGCAGCCGGCCCGGCGTCTATGTCGCGGCGGGCTTTTCCGGGCACGGCGTCGCCATGGCCGGCTTTTGCGGCCACGTCACCGCGCAGGCGATGTTGGGCGACAGCGACCGCTTCGATGTCTTTTCGGCGCTGCCGACCCCGCGCTTCCCGGGCGGGCGGGCGCTGCGCTGGCCGATCCTGGTGCTCGCCATGAGCTGGTTCGCGCTGCGCGACCGGCTCTAG